From Mya arenaria isolate MELC-2E11 chromosome 1, ASM2691426v1, a single genomic window includes:
- the LOC128220901 gene encoding uncharacterized protein LOC128220901, whose amino-acid sequence MSSGAETLHVSLDAKTTSKSELPRFVLSRRVYKGVEMLENEVEQIEVMGTRTDDIWVCSHPRSGTTLTQELSFLIETLDFEKAQSVYLDDRFPMIDILDDRFPFYRGVKFIEEMSSPRFIKSHLPYFLLPEQLRQGKGRDLAGHVRKIAAFLNKKLSDDDVDRICKHCHVDRMRTDDKVNMSYWRNIKQINDDADGGFINKGKAGVWKDLLTPDIVEKIDVMLKELDGTGLVLREH is encoded by the exons ATGTCAAGTGGAGCAGAAACTCTACATGTAAGCCTCGATGCTAAAACCACCTCGAAGTCAGAGCTACCTCGGTTTGTGCTTTCTAGGAGGGTGTACAAAGGGGTTGAGATGCTGGAAAATGAGGTTGAACAAATCGAGGTTATGGGCACCAGAACAGACGATATCTGGGTTTGCAGCCATCCACGTTCAG GAACAACGTTGACACAGGAATTGTCCTTTCTGATTGAAACACTGGATTTTGAAAAGGCTCAAAGTGTTTATCTGGATGATAGATTCCCAATGATTGACATCTTAGACGATCGTTTCCCTTTTTACAGAG GTGTAAAGTTTATTGAGGAGATGTCATCTCCGCGGTTTATTAAAAGCCATCTTCCATATTTCTTGCTTCCCGAACAACTGCGTCAGGGAAAAGGCAGG GATCTAGCCGGACACGTACGAAAAATAGCAGCGTTTCTGAACAAGAAGCTTTCTGATGATGACGTGGACCGGATATGCAAACATTGTCACGTGGACCGCATGCGCACTGACGACAAAGTGAACATGTCTTACTGGCGGAACATAAAACAGATAAatgatgatgctgatggtgGATTCATAAACAAGG GTAAAGCAGGCGTGTGGAAGGACCTCCTGACTCCGGATATAGTTGAAAAGATTGACGTCATGTTGAAGGAACTCGATGGAACGGGGCTTGTGCTAAGGGAACATTAG
- the LOC128238600 gene encoding sulfotransferase 4A1-like isoform X1: MAEKEAQRASTEVNSKPRFELPTRVYKGIMMMVNEVEQIEMMDTRPDDIWVCTHPRSGTTLTQEMSYLIETLDFETANNVYLDDRFPMIDILDDRLPFYRSVKHAEQMSSPRFIKCHLPYFLLPEQLRQGKGRIIYIARNPKDVVASYYRLQKWTDIEAEQDSSWDKFIDLFVQGKSLYGPWTKHVLGYWENRTKDNMLYLKYEDLVQDLPGHVRTIAAFLNKELSENDIDRICKHCHVESMRSNEKVNLSYYRDYKWVNDNAYGGFINKGKAGVWKDLLTPDAVKKIDLMVQELEGTGLVLRDN; encoded by the exons ATGGCAGAAAAAGAGGCACAACGAGCAAGCACAGAGGTTAATTCCAAACCTCGGTTTGAGCTGCCTACGAGGGTGTACAAAGGAATTATGATGATGGTTAATGAGGTTGAGCAAATCGAGATGATGGACACAAGACCTGACGATATATGGGTTTGTACCCATCCCAGATCAG GAACGACGTTGACACAGGAAATGTCCTATCTTATTGAGACACTGGACTTTGAAACAGCAAACAATGTTTACCTTGATGACAGATTCCCGATGATTGACATACTAGATGATCGTTTGCCATTCTACAGAA GTGTAAAACATGCTGAGCAAATGTCATCACCGCGGTTCATTAAATGCCATCTTCCATATTTCTTGCTTCCTGAACAGCTGCGACAGGGCAAAGGCAGA ATAATCTACATTGCTCGCAACCCGAAGGACGTTGTGGCGTCATACTATCGTTTGCAGAAGTGGACGGACATTGAGGCAGAGCAGGACAGTTCTTGGGACAAGTTTATCGACCTATTTGTCCAAGGCAAAA GTTTGTATGGTCCATGGACAAAACACGTTCTCGGGTACTGGGAAAATAGGACCAAAGACAACATGCTGTACCTGAAATACGAAGACCTTGTTCAG GACCTACCCGGACACGTGCGGACGATTGCAGCTTTTTTGAACAAAGAGCTTTCTGAAAATGACATAGATCGGATATGTAAACATTGCCATGTGGAAAGCATGCGAAGTAACGAAAAAGTGAACCTGTCTTACTACAGGGACTATAAATGGGTCAACGATAATGCATACGGAGGATTTATAAATAAGG gtaAAGCAGGTGTGTGGAAGGACCTCTTGACCCCGGATGCTGTTAAGAAGATTGACCTTATGGTGCAGGAGCTCGAGGGAACCGGACTTGTGTTAAGGGACAATTAG
- the LOC128238600 gene encoding sulfotransferase 1B1-like isoform X2 — translation MAEKEAQRASTEVNSKPRFELPTRVYKGIMMMVNEVEQIEMMDTRPDDIWVCTHPRSGVKHAEQMSSPRFIKCHLPYFLLPEQLRQGKGRIIYIARNPKDVVASYYRLQKWTDIEAEQDSSWDKFIDLFVQGKSLYGPWTKHVLGYWENRTKDNMLYLKYEDLVQDLPGHVRTIAAFLNKELSENDIDRICKHCHVESMRSNEKVNLSYYRDYKWVNDNAYGGFINKGKAGVWKDLLTPDAVKKIDLMVQELEGTGLVLRDN, via the exons ATGGCAGAAAAAGAGGCACAACGAGCAAGCACAGAGGTTAATTCCAAACCTCGGTTTGAGCTGCCTACGAGGGTGTACAAAGGAATTATGATGATGGTTAATGAGGTTGAGCAAATCGAGATGATGGACACAAGACCTGACGATATATGGGTTTGTACCCATCCCAGATCAG GTGTAAAACATGCTGAGCAAATGTCATCACCGCGGTTCATTAAATGCCATCTTCCATATTTCTTGCTTCCTGAACAGCTGCGACAGGGCAAAGGCAGA ATAATCTACATTGCTCGCAACCCGAAGGACGTTGTGGCGTCATACTATCGTTTGCAGAAGTGGACGGACATTGAGGCAGAGCAGGACAGTTCTTGGGACAAGTTTATCGACCTATTTGTCCAAGGCAAAA GTTTGTATGGTCCATGGACAAAACACGTTCTCGGGTACTGGGAAAATAGGACCAAAGACAACATGCTGTACCTGAAATACGAAGACCTTGTTCAG GACCTACCCGGACACGTGCGGACGATTGCAGCTTTTTTGAACAAAGAGCTTTCTGAAAATGACATAGATCGGATATGTAAACATTGCCATGTGGAAAGCATGCGAAGTAACGAAAAAGTGAACCTGTCTTACTACAGGGACTATAAATGGGTCAACGATAATGCATACGGAGGATTTATAAATAAGG gtaAAGCAGGTGTGTGGAAGGACCTCTTGACCCCGGATGCTGTTAAGAAGATTGACCTTATGGTGCAGGAGCTCGAGGGAACCGGACTTGTGTTAAGGGACAATTAG